From the genome of Tachysurus vachellii isolate PV-2020 chromosome 2, HZAU_Pvac_v1, whole genome shotgun sequence, one region includes:
- the grem2b gene encoding gremlin-2b, translating to MCCKLLFWVLLAGVLCAASESRKTRPQSSIPSPFKTSSNTSDRRGRKQEVLASSQEALVVTERKYLKSDWCKTQPLRQTVNHEGCLSRTVINRFCYGQCNSFYIPRHVKKEQESFQSCAFCRPHRFTTLTVELDCPELQPPFRHRKIQRVKQCRCISVNVAESGKQ from the coding sequence atgtGCTGTAAGCTGTTGTTTTGGGTTCTCCTGGCCGGTGTGCTGTGTGCTGCGTCCGAGAGCCGCAAGACCCGCCCACAAAGCTCAATCCCGTCACCGTTCAAAACCAGCTCAAACACATCTGATCGCCGTGGCCGGAAACAAGAAGTATTGGCCTCCAGTCAGGAAGCCCTGGTAGTGACGGAAAGGAAGTACCTGAAGAGCGACTGGTGCAAGACGCAGCCTCTGCGGCAAACCGTGAACCATGAGGGCTGTCTGAGCCGCACCGTCATCAACCGCTTCTGCTACGGCCAGTGCAACTCCTTCTACATCCCACGGCACGTGAAAAAGGAGCAGGAATCGTTCCAGTCGTGCGCTTTCTGCCGACCGCACCGCTTCACTACTCTCACTGTGGAGCTGGACTGCCCTGAACTGCAGCCACCATTCCGGCACCGGAAGATCCAGCGGGTCAAACAGTGCCGGTGTATTTCTGTTAACGTTGCTGAATCTGGGAAACAGTAA